One Hippoglossus stenolepis isolate QCI-W04-F060 chromosome 9, HSTE1.2, whole genome shotgun sequence genomic region harbors:
- the LOC124852408 gene encoding UDP-glucuronosyltransferase 2A2-like: MEQRQRLFVCVLLALCASQTANGGNILVWYTEGSHWINMKPLLEALIDRGHQVTVLAPSMILFMNTSISSRFRYENFEVSVSKKEMETFFDNFLHFTLYEMDQMNSLQIYRKFIELMAVNLQYSLSYLDGVLKSDTVMKKLKEGKYDLLLSDPVYPGSDLTAEILGIPLVFSLRFSFVNNWERYCGQLPAPPSFVPAAMSKLTDKMDFSQRVWNLAFYLINDIILNNIYWKKVDAYYSEIQGKPTSACQTMSKADFWLIRTYWDFEFPRPFLPNFKYVGGIHCIPAKPLPEDMEEFVQSSGDAGIVVFTLGSLIKNITVEKANVIASALAQIPQKVLWRYSGEKPETLGDNTRTYDWIPQNDLLGHHKTRAFITHGGTNGIYEAIYHGVPMVGIPLFADQPDNMVHMKAKGAAVTLDLNFMKTEDLRDAIITVINEKSYKESAMRLSSIHHDRPISPLDEALFWIEFTMRNNGAKHLRVQAHELTWYQYHSLDVLAFLLAVVLLITLLFLGTCRFCFRKCCGRKGKKKTE; the protein is encoded by the exons ATGGAGCAGAGGCAGCgcctctttgtttgtgtgctgctggcACTTTGTGCCTCTCAGACGGCGAATGGAGGGAACATTCTGGTGTGGTACACTGAGGGCAGCCACTGGATTAACATGAAGCCTTTGCTGGAGGCTCTGATCGACAGGGGACACCAGGTCACCGTCCTGGCTCCGAGCATGATTCTGTTCATGAACACCAGTATTTCTTCTCGCTTTCGGTACGAAAACTTCGAAGTATCCGTCTCAAAGAAGGAGATGGAGACGTTTTTTGACAACTTTCTTCACTTCACCTTATATGAGATGGATCAAATGAACTCCTTGCAGATTTACAGGAAATTTATTGAACTGATGGCGGTCAACCTGCAGTATTCTTTGAGTTATTTGGACGGAGTGCTGAAATCAGACACCGTCATGAAGAAGCTGAAGGAAGGAAAATATGACCTTCTCCTGTCTGACCCCGTCTACCCCGGCAGTGACTTGACAGCAGAGATTTTGGGCATCCCTCTGGTTTTCTCTCTGCGCTTCAGCTTTGTGAATAACTGGGAGAGATACTGTGGTCAGCTACCCGCTCCACCGTCCTTTGTCCCCGCTGCTATGAGCAAACTGACAGACAAGATGGATTTCTCACAGAGAGTGTGGAACTTGGCCTTCTATTTAATCAATGACATAATTTTGAACAACATTTATTGGAAAAAAGTAGATGCATATTACTCCGAAATCCAAG GGAAACCGACCAGTGCCTGCCAGACAATGAGTAAAGCAGACTTCTGGTTGATTCGAACCTACTGGGATTTTGAATTCCCTCGTCCTTTCCTCCCCAACTTCAAATACGTTGGTGGGATCCACTGCATACCTGCTAAACCTTTGCCAGAG GATATGGAGGAATTTGTGCAGAGTTCAGGAGACGCTGGCATCGTGGTCTTCACTTTGGGATCCTTGATCAAGAACATCACTGTTGAGAAGGCAAACGTGATCGCCTCGGCCCTCGCTCAGATCCCACAAAAG GTGCTGTGGAGATACAGTGGAGAAAAACCAGAGACTCTTGGTGATAACACCAGAACATATGACTGGATCCCTCAGAACGACCTGCTGG GTCACCACAAGACCAGAGCCTTCATCACCCACGGTGGCACAAATGGGATTTATGAGGCCATCTACCACGGTGTTCCCATGGTGGGCATCCCCTTGTTCGCTGACCAACCAGACAACATGGTCCACATGAAGGCCAAGGGAGCTGCAGTTACCTTGGACTTAAACTTCATGAAGACCGAGGACCTTAGAGATGCGATCATTACTGTTATCAACGAGAAATC GTACAAGGAGAGTGCCATGCGGCTGTCCAGTATCCACCATGACAGACCCATCAGTCCCCTGGATGAGGCCTTGTTCTGGATCGAGTTCACCATGAGAAACAACGGGGCCAAGCACTTGAGGGTCCAGGCCCATGAGCTGACCTGGTACCAATATCACAGCCTGGACGTCCTGGCCTTCCTCCTCGCCGTCGTCCTGCTCATcacactcctcttcctcggGACCTGCCGTTTCTGCTTTCGGAAGTGCTGTGGCAGGAAAGGCAAGAAAAAGACTGAGTGA